TTCAGCAGTCACAGTTGGGGCAGCATCAACCTCCCCATGCACGTGGCCCTTCACTAGTGTCCCCAGGTCACCAGTTGGCCCTGGCCAGGGCCACCCAGTCCCCTCAGGTGATTTTGGACCCTAAGACTACAGAtgcctccctggctgctccaGATCCACCCCGTGGGGTTTGTCCTTGTTGGCCAATCTACTCCTGCTCACTTTTCCGCCTCTCTCCCTTTCCCAGTCGACCTCTGTACGAGTCTTCCAGCTGGTACAGCTTCAGTTCCCCATACACAGAATGTCCATCCCCCTCTTCTCCACCCTCCACTGAGTCCCAGCTCACCAAGCTCCTACCTCTTCACCTTGGACTATTTACCCCTTCCTTTAAATCTCCCTTTCTCCtcacctccctgcccagctccaaCTTGAAATTGCATCTCTTGGCCTCCATCCCTGTGTGTAGGAGGCAAGTGAGGTGGAGAGAAATTTGGCCCTCCTTCCCCAGGAGACATTTTCCAAGAGCAGTGAAGCAGCTACCACCAGCCCTGTCCAGGGCATGGCCATGGGGAACACTCCAGGTGGGACAGTAAGAGAGGACAGGTCTCCGGTTGAAGACGTGGCAGATGGACCCACCAGCCATCTGCAGAGATGTAGCTGGAGGCATCTCCTCTCCACACCGCTGGGCACCAGGAGAAGGCAACATAGCCAAATTCAGCCCCAGCAAGCTGATGCTTGTGTGGTCAAGGCTCCTAATTGACCCACAGTCCAGGACCCAAACTCAACTGAAGcctgaaaagcaaaaccaaaagaatCCACCAGGTCCTTCAGCATCTTCCCCTCAGAGCACACACCTCCAGCAGACAGCACACCAGCATGGCCCCAGCATCTCTGTGCAATgacctcctcctgctccagctctcAGCGTGTACGGCTGAGGTCTTTCCTTGTTGCAGTCTGCTGTAGCCTTGGACTACGTGACTGTTTATGTATAACTTTCTACGTTTTTATAGCCCAACAGCCTGCACATCCATCCTCCACTGGCATATTGAGCTCTAGGTCAGCAAACATAGGCATTGTCCCCATTTTACActcagggaaactgaggcacacgcGCACACTCTTCTCTGGTCAGGCAAAGCCCTGAGGTTGTCCAGACTCAGCCTTTCTGATGCACAGGGCTGCCTAGAAGAGCAAGGAGCAACAGAGGAATTTGCTCAGAGCCAAGGGAGAAATTATTGCTTTGAGCAGAAAGTTGAAGAGATTTTTTCCCTGTGCTGGCCAGTGAGCTCCAGtaaagcactggcccaggctgggaACAGTCTTGGCCCCACCATCAGCCGCCATAGGGATCTGCATCAGCCCTGCTTGGGGCCCTTTCCCAGCACCGGGTTAGACAAGGGGAACATCTCAGACCCATGCTAAGCACATGCAAATCATAACATCACATCCCTGGGGCTCACACAGGGTCTTTCTTCTGCTCCCCCTTAATGAACGCAATTAAAATGGAAGTGACACCACGGGAATAGATAAGCCAAGGTGTTTGCTGGCACCAGGCTGTGCTTGCACGTGCAAAGCTGAGATGGGGCCAGCAGACAGCAAGCGATGGGGAAAGCAGAGACGCCTCCCGCATGCATCTTCCCCACATCAGATCACAACAGCCTCAGCAGCTCTGATGCATTTTTGCCACCTATCAGCCGATAGACCTGTTTTAGAGAAGGGACACTGAGGAACAGAGAAGTCCTGTCTCCCACCTGGGTGCCAGCAGCCAACGGGTCCCTCGCTCCTCTCTGGCAGTGGGACCCAGCTGcgtggggcaggctggggggaacTCAGGGCTCTGCACTGTCCATGCCTTGGGGCCAGGGAGGGGGATGCTGCAAAATTCAGGCATGGCCAGGGTAGCCAGGTTGCCTTCAAGGAGCTGGGAGAGCCCGGCTTTCTCATGGCACCAGTGCTGGAGAAGTCATCCCAGCCCCAACCCCAAGGCAGGAGCCCCATCCTGCAACTCCTGCCCATCCCCAGGAGATTCAACCAATGTGCTGTTTGCATTggaaaagggggaaggaaaggagaaagcacaTTTCCAGCTGTGCAGATTGCAAAGAAAGTCTTAATATTCAGCCTCtttatttaaattaagaaaaaccAAAATTAAGAAAACcccccaacactcctcccaaatAACCCACCTGAAGCTCTTTTCCTGATTTCATAGCAAGTGCCCTTAGACATTGTGGGGAAAGCAATGCTGGATGAGCACTGAAAAGCTGCTGCCATTGCAAAGAGACAACCCTGAAGCTCACAGGCATTCCCCACAACGCCCTGATGGAGCTGCCAGGCTGTCAGGGCAGAGGGCTGGACCGTGCTGTGGCTGCAGAGATGTGCGTGGCCCCAACAGCCAGACTTTTCCTCCACTCCCAGCACGGGTAAGAACTGTGCAGCAGCTCACACCGTACAGCTCTGCATTCAAGAGCTATCAGGCACAGCAGAAGACttacaaatgagaagaaaaaaattgaaaaggtaCTTTTTCAAAGCAGGATGTTGAACCTCCAAGGAGCAAACAGGGCATTCAACAGATCCATGGAGATGAAGCCCTTCCAGTGTCATAAAATGGGATGGTCTAGATGTGACCTCAGGCCACCGGACAGGGTACAGCCCCTGCAGCTATGGGTAGTGAGATGACCTGCTCTGCTAGGGAACCATGAGGAGGGCAGACCATGACCCCTAGAACAGGAGCCCTCCATCCCAGGACATCCATGCTGAGCAGAAGAAAAGCTCCCCctaataaaacaaaccaaaaattcaAGGCACCCTCATTCAGCTCCAGGCCAGGTACCCAagaggggaaggcagggctggcCTTGGACCTGTCTGAGCTGCTGTCCTTCTGTTTTGCACCCTCCTCCTCTGCTGGAGGGTGGTTTGGGCATCCCTTTGGGGTCTACCTCAGCCCTTTGCAAAGAGGCATTCCCCAGAACAGAGCGCTGTGTCCAGAAGTCCTGGGAGGCTCAAAGGAGGCACAGGAGAGCACATCCCCTCTTCTGCAGCCAGCCCcttgccagccccagcagccttgctcccccAGGCAGAGGGCAGCTGGAGGTGACACAGCACTCAGGagctcccacagaatcacagaatggtagggattggaagggacctctgtgggtcatctagtccaacccgcctgccaaaccagggtcacctacagcagactgcacaagaccgcatccaggcgggtcttgaatatctccagagaaggagactccacaacctccctgggcagcctgaggagATTGGCCCCCCCACTTCCCCCAGAAgcccagctgagcagcagcaagtGGAGGCAGCTTTCCTAAGAACCAACCCCCCTCCACCCTCGCCTCAGGGTGTTTAAACTTTCCTCCAGTGCAACCCAGAGCCAACACTGTCAGCCCTTTAATCACAGCCTGACTGCGGACCCAgcttccccagcacagcccaggcagcTCCTCTTCTTGGATCCCTTCCTGGGAGGAGACTCCCCAGGGGAGAAATCACCTGCTCCAGTCCAGGAGATCTGCAGAGATCAAGCTAAGTCCCCCTTTTCCAGCTCATCTGTTGCCTGCAGGGGTTTTGCATCATGTCTGGAAAGCAGCCATCACCCAGCACCAGAGGGAAGAAGGCTAACTGGGGAGACAGCTTCTTGGCTTGGAGCTGACAGTGAGCCAGGACATGGTTTGGATGCTTTTGCAGAGGTCCAAGAGACAACCAAGATAGTTGAATTctcacctccactccagccagacTTCCAGGCAGGCCCAGCCCGGGCAGCAGGACATAGCTTGCTttagcagggctctgcacagcagcaAGGGACCAGAGCAAGCTGACCCCACTCCCTGCTACacctgggagcagagagcagcacAGAAACCCCAAAGCTGGCTGCTTCAGCACATGGACAGACCATGGGCAGCCCATGTCCTGGTGGGATTGCCTCCCCAGAGTTCCCTTTGTCACAGCAGTTCCACAGCCCAGGTCAGACAACTCACATCATGCTgtcacccagcccagctcacAGGGCTCAGCCCAGCATCTACAGGCATGAGAGCCCTGAAGGTAGGGCTGAAGAGACCAATGCACCATGGGAACCACCCTGCAGCCACCACCCCCACTACACCATCAGCCAGCTGCCAGGGTGGCACATCAAGGCAGGAGAAGATGCTTTGCTGGTCACCATTTATTCAATCAGCTTTGTGCATACACATATTGACCAAGTTGCTTTACGGCCAAGCTGCAGAGCTCCCAAGTGCCATCTCCTCAGACCCAGCCCACCAGTCCCTTCTCTGGAATAAACTGCAAGACTGGCATACAAAAATCTTCATCCACAAGCTCCCTTCCCACAGGTGACAAGATTATTCGTCATCATACTCCTCTGCATCTgccaagtcccttccaacctcctcATAATCCTTCTCCAGGGCAGCCAGGTCCTCCCTGGCCTCCGAGAACTCCCCCTCCTCCATGCCCTCCCCCACGTACCAGTGCACAAAGGCTCGCTTGGCGTACATCAGGTCAAACTTGTGGTCCAGGCGGGCCCACGCCTCCGCAATGGCCGTGGTGTTGCTCAGCATGCAGACAGCCCGCTGCACCTTGGCCAGGTCTCCCCCAGGCACCACCGTGGGAGGCTGGTAGTTGATTCCTACCTTGAAGCCTGTGGGGCACCAGTCCACAAACTGGATCGACCGGCGCGTTTTAATGGCTGCAATGGCCGCGTTCACATCCTTGGGCACCACGTCACCCCGGTACAGCAGGCAGCAGGCCATGTACTTGCCCCGGCGCGGGTCACATTTCACCATCTGGTTGGAGAACTCAAAGCAAGCATTGGTGATCTCTGGCACCGACAGCTGCTCATGGTAGGCTTTCTCTGCTGAGATGATGGGGGCATAGGTGGTCAGCGGGAAGTGTATCCGAGGGTAAGGCACCAGGTTGGTCTGAAATTCAGTCAGGTCAACATTCAAAGCACCATCAAATCTCAAAGAGGCTGTTACCGATGAGACAATCTGCCCAATCAGCCTGTTGAGGTTGGTGTAGGTGGGACGCTCAATGTCCAGGTTGCGGTTGCAGATGTCATAGATGGCTTCGTTGTCCACCATGAAGGAGCAGTCCGAGTGCTCCAGGGTGGTGTGGGTGGTGAGGATGGAGTTGTAGGGCTCCACCACTGCTGTGGAGACCTGCGGGGCTGGGTACACCGAGAACTCCAGCTTGGACTTCTTGCTGTACTCCACGGAGAGCCTCTCCATGAGAAGGGAGGTAAACCCGGAGCCTGTGCCTCCCCCAAAGCTGTGGAAGACCAGGAACCCTTGGAGGCCACTGCACTGCTCAGTCTGCAGCACCAGGGAAAGAGCCAGAAGCACCAAGTTACTCCAGTTATACTGGTCTCGCTAGACTTCAATAATCTAGAGTACGGGGTTCAACCACCAAGCTTAAggccttctttttttctccttaactACTGCTTACACACACCTTCTCAGCCCTACTCCCACCAAGTGAGATATATTAGGCACAACCAAGACAGCTACTTCTAAATTATCCCCTCTTTCAGCAGGAAGAGAGGCCTGGCCTGAGAAGGTGACACATTGGGTCAGATAGAGACAGATGATACTGGTAGCAGTCAAGAAGATCAGGCAAAGTCTGCAGGCCACTCAGAGGTCCCACCTAAATCCAGACTATCTTAGTGTTATCACAGCACTTGTGAGGGCCCATAGGGGTGAAACCTCACACTCCAGAGGCAGCCACAGAAGGGAGGAGAGGCCTAAGGTGTGACAGCAGCCAGAAGCTGAGCCAAGACATTGTTTGGGGTGTGAGGTTGGCTCAGGGTTGACACAGCAGACACTACACCCATCAGGAGAAAGCCATCCTGCCTGGACAGTTAAATCACAGCTGCTGGTTTTCCTGCTTCAGCTGAGGACATCTGTAGTGCCTGGTTTTCCCCTCATATCCCAGCCAGCAACACATACACCCACAGACATCCCCTCCTGTTGTTCCAGGTCACAGCGGCATGGTCAAGCTGACCACAAGCTCCTTGCCCTTCCCACCCATTGCACCTCTGGATGGCCAGGGCAAAAGCAACCAGAGGGCTGATGCAGAAGACCCTCCCTAGGGTTCTTACCATTTTACGAGTCCTGTCGACAACCAAGTCAATGATCTGCTTCCCAATGGTGTAGTGGCCCCGAGCATAGTTGTTGGCAGCATCTTCTTTGCCACTGATGAGCTGCTCCGGGTGGAAGAGCGTGCGGTAGGTGCCAGTCCTGATCTCATCTGCAGGAAATAGAGATTTCATGAATGTCACTGGCACAACAGTCACTGTCTGCCAAGCTACCCTAATTTAGATGCAGTCTCACAAGGGAGCTGGCAGCCTCAGCAGCAGTCAACACCACACTTCAGGTCAGAGAAGGTACTCCACCCCCACCTCCTTCCCTCCAAGAGGTGTGGAGACCTTCCATGACTTACCAATGACAGTGGGCTCCAGGTCAACAAATACTGCTCTGGGCACATACTTCCCTGATCCTGTCTCACTGAAGAAGGTCCCAAAGGAGGAGTCTGCTTGTGCCGAGGATGCAGTGGAGGAGATGATGCCATCTGGCTCGATTCCATGCTCCAGGCAATACAACTCCCAACAGGAATTGCCCATCTGGACACCAGCCTGGCCAATGTGCACTGAAATACACTCCCTCTGCACAGGGATGGGAGAGAAGGGGAAGTCAATGTGCAATGAGGATTTAGACTGAAGCTGGAACTTCTGGATCTCCTAATGGAGCACATGGCCAACAGCCTACAGACAGGAGGAGCTTTAGCCCAGCTTGGTGGCAGTCAGGGCATTTTCTCCATAGCAGGCACCCAAGAGCTGCTGAACACACAACAGCCAAGCATTAGCCCTCCAGAGAGGTGTTGCAGTCTCCCACCAAGGCAGAAGCAGAGATGAGGGCATCACAGCAGGTCCCTCTGCATCCCACCACTGTCATCACAGGgctcaacagccctgctc
The sequence above is drawn from the Opisthocomus hoazin isolate bOpiHoa1 chromosome 8, bOpiHoa1.hap1, whole genome shotgun sequence genome and encodes:
- the LOC104334819 gene encoding tubulin alpha-1C chain — protein: MGNSCWELYCLEHGIEPDGIISSTASSAQADSSFGTFFSETGSGKYVPRAVFVDLEPTVIDEIRTGTYRTLFHPEQLISGKEDAANNYARGHYTIGKQIIDLVVDRTRKMTEQCSGLQGFLVFHSFGGGTGSGFTSLLMERLSVEYSKKSKLEFSVYPAPQVSTAVVEPYNSILTTHTTLEHSDCSFMVDNEAIYDICNRNLDIERPTYTNLNRLIGQIVSSVTASLRFDGALNVDLTEFQTNLVPYPRIHFPLTTYAPIISAEKAYHEQLSVPEITNACFEFSNQMVKCDPRRGKYMACCLLYRGDVVPKDVNAAIAAIKTRRSIQFVDWCPTGFKVGINYQPPTVVPGGDLAKVQRAVCMLSNTTAIAEAWARLDHKFDLMYAKRAFVHWYVGEGMEEGEFSEAREDLAALEKDYEEVGRDLADAEEYDDE